In the genome of Taurinivorans muris, one region contains:
- a CDS encoding MBOAT family O-acyltransferase, whose product MLLIFIYKYLDFSISIVNYCFRQELPYFHIILPIGISFFTFQQIAYLSDCYTKKHLASSEGFLNYCCFICFFPQLIAGPIVHHKDLIPQFYSIQNQIIRWKNIHYALLFFVIGLSKKLLIADNLSPLVSYCFDSDIKLTFLEALFGSLCYTFQLYFDFSGYSDMAIGSALFFNIKLPHNFFSPYKALSIRDFWRRWHITLSIWLRDYIYIPLGGNRKGKFRTYANLFITFLIGGIWHGASITFIIWGIMHGLALILHRIWNEKNAFKLPAFFAWLLTFSFVNFAWIIFRAKELNDITNFFKALTFQRSFNFSKPFIQTIIEPIPLYPEKALLIISVLFLIIFTKNSQQLQNKFKTCRFTVYCAILAVLCILKLLHPENTQEFIYFQF is encoded by the coding sequence CTTCAGACAGGAACTGCCCTATTTTCATATTATTTTGCCCATTGGCATCAGCTTTTTCACATTCCAGCAAATCGCATATTTATCCGACTGTTACACCAAAAAACATCTCGCTTCCAGTGAGGGTTTTCTCAATTACTGCTGTTTTATTTGCTTTTTTCCACAGCTTATTGCCGGTCCGATAGTTCACCATAAAGACCTTATCCCGCAATTTTACTCTATTCAAAATCAAATCATCCGTTGGAAAAATATCCACTATGCACTTTTATTTTTTGTCATCGGACTTTCCAAAAAATTGCTTATTGCGGATAATCTTTCCCCTCTTGTCTCCTATTGCTTCGATTCAGACATAAAACTTACCTTCCTTGAAGCGCTTTTTGGCAGTCTTTGCTATACGTTTCAACTCTATTTTGATTTTTCCGGTTATTCCGACATGGCGATCGGAAGCGCTCTTTTCTTCAATATCAAACTCCCCCACAACTTTTTCTCGCCCTATAAAGCTTTATCTATCAGAGATTTTTGGCGGCGCTGGCATATCACCCTTTCCATTTGGCTCCGTGATTATATTTACATTCCTTTAGGCGGAAACAGAAAAGGAAAATTCCGCACGTATGCCAACCTCTTTATCACTTTTCTGATCGGCGGGATTTGGCACGGTGCGTCCATTACTTTTATCATTTGGGGGATCATGCACGGGCTTGCTCTCATCCTCCACAGAATTTGGAATGAAAAAAACGCATTCAAATTACCCGCTTTTTTCGCATGGCTTCTCACGTTTTCTTTTGTCAATTTTGCATGGATTATTTTCAGGGCAAAAGAATTGAATGACATAACGAATTTTTTCAAAGCCCTTACCTTTCAGCGAAGTTTCAATTTCAGCAAACCTTTTATCCAAACAATCATCGAACCTATCCCCTTATATCCTGAAAAAGCGCTGCTTATTATTTCTGTTCTTTTTCTGATAATTTTCACCAAAAATAGCCAGCAATTGCAAAACAAATTCAAAACATGCCGGTTTACTGTTTATTGCGCAATTCTTGCCGTACTTTGCATTTTAAAACTTCTTCACCCTGAAAACACGCAAGAATTCATTTATTTTCAATTTTAA